One window from the genome of Motilibacter aurantiacus encodes:
- a CDS encoding bifunctional adenosylcobinamide kinase/adenosylcobinamide-phosphate guanylyltransferase — protein MPVPRPLARLLGTGAVAGWPEPGCPCASCALAAADPRAPWDVRVGAARLPDPALGVGEHAVVDGVCVRRTAPGAWEAGPLDGPRLLLVTAPGPVPAPAGPYALVLLGDADPAALAWLRRCGAVGPATDVVAVGLSHRHRPDQLPRELAAVGVRAVPDGHALDLVGQPSRPLTPRRTLVLGGARSGKSAVAEGLLAAEPEVTYVATAPGRPDDPEWDARVQLHRQRRPAHWRTLETRDLVPLLAAEGPPLLVDCLALWLTTVLDECRAWDDPRAALPAVRERQEALVAAWRGTRRRAVAVSNEVGSGVVPATPSGRLFRDELGRLNAAIAAQSEQALLVVAGRVACL, from the coding sequence ATGCCCGTCCCCCGCCCGCTGGCCCGGCTGCTCGGGACCGGAGCGGTGGCGGGCTGGCCGGAGCCGGGCTGCCCCTGCGCGTCCTGTGCGCTCGCGGCCGCCGATCCGCGGGCGCCGTGGGACGTACGCGTCGGCGCGGCCCGGCTGCCCGACCCGGCGCTCGGGGTCGGCGAGCACGCGGTGGTCGACGGCGTGTGCGTACGCCGGACGGCCCCCGGCGCCTGGGAGGCCGGCCCGCTGGACGGCCCACGCCTGCTGCTCGTCACGGCGCCCGGCCCCGTGCCCGCCCCCGCCGGCCCGTACGCGCTGGTGCTGCTCGGGGACGCCGACCCCGCCGCTCTGGCGTGGCTGCGGCGCTGCGGTGCGGTCGGGCCGGCGACCGACGTGGTCGCGGTCGGCCTCTCGCACCGGCACCGCCCTGACCAGCTGCCGCGCGAGCTGGCCGCCGTGGGCGTGCGCGCGGTGCCGGACGGGCACGCCCTCGACCTGGTCGGGCAGCCGAGCCGCCCCCTCACCCCCCGGCGCACCCTCGTGCTCGGTGGCGCCCGCTCCGGCAAGTCCGCCGTGGCCGAGGGGCTGCTGGCGGCCGAGCCGGAGGTGACGTACGTCGCGACCGCGCCCGGCCGGCCGGACGACCCCGAGTGGGACGCCCGCGTCCAGCTGCACCGGCAGCGCCGGCCCGCCCACTGGCGGACGCTGGAGACCCGCGACCTCGTGCCGCTGCTCGCCGCGGAGGGACCGCCCCTGCTCGTGGACTGCCTGGCGCTGTGGCTCACAACCGTGCTCGACGAGTGCAGGGCCTGGGACGACCCGCGGGCCGCGCTGCCGGCCGTGCGCGAGCGGCAGGAGGCGCTGGTGGCCGCCTGGCGCGGCACCCGGCGCCGGGCCGTCGCCGTGAGCAACGAGGTCGGCAGCGGCGTCGTGCCGGCGACGCCCAGCGGGCGGCTCTTCCGGGACGAGCTGGGCCGGCTGAACGCCGCTATCGCCGCGCAGAGCGAGCAGGCCCTGCTGGTGGTGGCCGGTAGGGTCGCCTGCCTGTGA
- a CDS encoding family 43 glycosylhydrolase: MARPLVGLLSLALALGTAGAVTAPAAQAAEVAPGLVLHYPLQGDTGTVAEDASGNGRDGVLNGTALEAPGQGLAFNGTNTYVRMPDNILAGLDSITVTADVYVNPAQATPYFIYGMGNTSGSTGNGYLFTTGNDYRSAIATGNWSTEQNIRPAASYNLSRGVWKSIAVTIGGGVGVVYENGVEVGRNNAVTIRPSQIGNGVTTANYVGRSVYTGDRLFNGRIRDFRIYDRALAADEVNELAATVISGVVAVDKAALTLGDTSAVTGSLTLPTTGAGGSTISWASSNPSLVSPAGVVTRPAYGSPPGTATLTATLSYRGISDTRTFEVTVLAQSSDAELAAQAAAALAVPNADDVRGNVTLPTTSRGATVSWASSDPAVVTATGEVARQAADTQVTLTATVTYGAQTTTRTLPLRVRAKAALAPYAGYAFAYFTGDSITGEKIYMAASRGNNALAWDELNGGQPVLTSTQGTKGLRDPFVIRSPEGDKFYLIATDLSIGSGTSWDASQRQGSRYIEVWESTDLKTWSDQRHVLVSPETAGNTWAPEAYYDESLGSYVVFWASKLYAANDPGHTGNTYNRMLYATTRDFVTFSEPKIWQDRGESRIDSTVIRESGTYYRFTKDEGGGGTGCSDIIQEKSTSLTAVDLPGQPAWAMQDSCIGRDAGTAAVEGPTVFKANPGDVNGQKYYLFVDEYGRRGYIPLASTSLETPNWAVPASYKLPGAPRHGTVVPVTKAELDGLRAGLPTVEPVPANAKGEILRYSFDQASGSTVTDSSGNAKNGTIVGGGTWTGVGSLRLDGVDDYVDIPDNLLAGVTDITIEADVKIDPTQATPYFVYGFGNTDSAGAGSGYLFTTGDSYRAAIASGNWTTEQGVTGTGAVARGVWKHLTYVLSGTTATLYLDGVQVGRSTDVTLDPGDIGNGYTLANYLGKSVYNGDRTLKGEVREFAVYNRALSAQEVMTASGNTAAVVDVTLPELKAPAIVDADGGGVTLPVKPGTDVTTLAPTLVTSAGATVSPENGSVRDLTSPVTYTVTGTDGKVRAWTVRAVQMRTPVLPGLYADPNIAVFGDTFYIYATTDGTPGWGGKDFYVWKSKNLVDWERSEKPFLTLDGVNGNVPWATGNAWAPTIIERGGKYYFYFSGHNPAVNRKTIGVAVADSPEGPFTAQPTAMILNNEAVTSGQAIDPAAFRDPATGKYYLFWGNGSPVYGELSDDMLSVKPGTFKRINGLTDFREGAFVNYRNGTYHLTYAIDDTGSPNYRVGYATSTSIDGPWTYRGVLLEKDPSQGLLGTGHSSIVQVPGTDEWYIAYHRFAIPGGDGTHRETTIDRLHFGADGLMQRVAPTLTGVDPVVVDLTGPEITAATAGTADGTDGWFRTPASVIVTATDPRGVASIEYSVDGGTTWKAYTAPFSVADGTTTVKARATDGRGNVGTAADLTVRQDTLSPVVTLTGGVTGGGAYGHSARPTVAWSAADATSGVASTSATLDGKTLSNGAAVDLSALPLGGHTLVVRATDRAGHVQELTVTFTVTTSTTDLAALADRYLASGALSQGAHTNLRNRLEGAVEALAEGNRAKAARYLQQYVEHAERRVDDPAVRSLLITDARALLAQLGG, from the coding sequence ATGGCCCGGCCCCTCGTGGGCCTGCTCTCGCTCGCGCTGGCGCTGGGGACCGCCGGCGCGGTCACCGCACCTGCCGCGCAGGCCGCCGAGGTCGCGCCCGGCCTCGTCCTGCACTACCCGCTGCAAGGGGACACCGGCACGGTCGCCGAGGACGCGTCCGGCAACGGCCGCGACGGCGTGCTCAACGGGACCGCGCTCGAGGCGCCGGGCCAGGGCCTCGCCTTCAACGGGACCAACACGTACGTCCGCATGCCCGACAACATCCTCGCCGGCCTGGACTCGATCACGGTCACCGCGGACGTCTACGTCAACCCGGCGCAGGCGACGCCGTACTTCATCTACGGCATGGGCAACACGAGCGGGTCGACCGGGAACGGCTACCTGTTCACCACGGGGAACGACTACCGGTCCGCGATCGCGACCGGCAACTGGTCCACCGAGCAGAACATCCGCCCGGCCGCGTCGTACAACCTCAGCCGCGGCGTGTGGAAGTCCATCGCCGTCACCATCGGCGGCGGCGTCGGCGTCGTCTACGAGAACGGTGTCGAGGTCGGGCGCAACAACGCCGTGACCATCCGCCCCTCCCAGATCGGCAACGGCGTCACCACCGCGAACTACGTCGGCCGCTCGGTCTACACCGGTGACCGGCTCTTCAACGGGCGCATCCGCGACTTCCGCATCTACGACCGGGCTCTCGCCGCCGACGAGGTGAACGAGCTCGCGGCCACCGTGATCTCCGGCGTCGTGGCCGTCGACAAGGCGGCGCTCACCCTGGGCGACACCTCCGCGGTCACCGGCAGCCTCACGCTGCCGACGACGGGGGCGGGCGGCTCGACGATCTCCTGGGCCAGCTCGAACCCGTCGCTCGTCTCGCCCGCGGGTGTCGTCACGCGCCCCGCGTACGGCTCCCCGCCGGGCACGGCGACGCTGACCGCGACCCTGTCCTACCGCGGCATCAGCGACACGAGGACGTTCGAGGTCACGGTGCTCGCGCAGTCGAGCGACGCCGAGCTGGCGGCGCAGGCAGCCGCCGCGCTCGCGGTCCCGAACGCGGACGACGTGCGCGGCAACGTCACGCTGCCGACGACGAGCCGGGGTGCCACCGTGTCCTGGGCATCGAGCGACCCCGCGGTCGTCACCGCCACCGGCGAGGTGGCCCGGCAGGCGGCCGACACCCAGGTGACGCTGACCGCCACGGTGACCTACGGGGCGCAGACCACGACCCGCACGCTGCCGCTGCGCGTCCGGGCCAAGGCGGCTCTCGCGCCGTACGCCGGCTACGCCTTCGCGTACTTCACCGGCGACAGCATCACCGGGGAGAAGATCTACATGGCCGCCAGCCGCGGCAACAACGCGCTGGCCTGGGACGAGCTCAACGGCGGGCAGCCGGTGCTGACGTCCACCCAGGGCACGAAGGGCCTGCGCGACCCGTTCGTCATCCGCTCGCCGGAGGGCGACAAGTTCTACCTCATCGCGACCGACCTCTCGATCGGCAGCGGGACGAGCTGGGACGCCTCGCAGCGCCAGGGCAGCCGCTACATCGAGGTGTGGGAGTCGACCGACCTCAAGACCTGGTCCGACCAGCGCCACGTGCTGGTCTCGCCGGAGACCGCGGGCAACACGTGGGCGCCGGAGGCCTACTACGACGAGAGCCTCGGCTCGTACGTCGTCTTCTGGGCCTCCAAGCTGTACGCCGCGAACGACCCCGGCCACACGGGCAACACCTACAACCGCATGCTGTACGCCACCACCCGCGACTTCGTGACGTTCAGCGAGCCGAAGATCTGGCAGGACCGCGGCGAGTCCCGCATCGACTCCACCGTCATCCGGGAGAGCGGCACGTACTACCGCTTCACCAAGGACGAAGGCGGCGGCGGCACCGGGTGCTCCGACATCATCCAGGAGAAGTCGACGTCGCTGACCGCGGTCGACCTTCCGGGACAGCCGGCGTGGGCGATGCAGGATTCGTGCATCGGGCGCGACGCCGGCACCGCGGCCGTCGAGGGCCCCACTGTCTTCAAGGCGAACCCCGGGGACGTCAACGGCCAGAAGTACTACCTGTTCGTGGACGAGTACGGCCGCCGCGGCTACATCCCGCTGGCCAGCACGTCGCTCGAGACGCCCAACTGGGCGGTCCCGGCCAGCTACAAGCTGCCGGGCGCCCCTCGCCACGGCACGGTCGTCCCCGTGACGAAGGCCGAGCTCGACGGCCTGCGCGCCGGGCTGCCCACGGTGGAGCCCGTCCCGGCCAACGCGAAGGGCGAGATCCTGCGTTACTCGTTCGACCAAGCCAGCGGCTCGACCGTCACCGACAGCTCGGGCAACGCCAAGAACGGCACGATCGTCGGTGGCGGGACGTGGACCGGGGTGGGCTCGCTGCGGCTCGACGGCGTCGACGACTACGTCGACATCCCCGACAACCTGCTCGCGGGCGTCACGGACATCACCATCGAGGCCGACGTCAAGATCGACCCGACCCAGGCGACGCCGTACTTCGTCTACGGCTTCGGCAACACCGACTCCGCGGGTGCCGGCAGCGGCTACCTCTTCACCACCGGCGACAGCTACCGGGCGGCGATCGCCTCCGGCAACTGGACGACCGAGCAGGGCGTGACCGGCACCGGAGCGGTCGCCCGCGGGGTGTGGAAGCACCTGACGTACGTCCTGTCCGGCACCACCGCGACGCTCTACCTCGACGGCGTGCAGGTCGGGCGCAGCACCGACGTGACGCTCGACCCGGGCGACATCGGCAACGGCTACACGCTCGCCAACTACCTGGGCAAGTCCGTCTACAACGGCGACCGGACGCTCAAGGGGGAGGTCCGCGAGTTCGCGGTCTACAACCGGGCGCTCTCGGCGCAAGAGGTGATGACCGCTTCAGGGAACACTGCTGCCGTCGTCGACGTGACGCTCCCGGAGCTGAAGGCGCCTGCCATCGTCGACGCCGACGGCGGTGGCGTGACGCTCCCGGTCAAGCCCGGCACGGACGTCACCACGCTGGCGCCCACGCTGGTCACGTCCGCCGGGGCCACGGTGTCGCCGGAGAACGGCTCCGTCCGAGACCTCACCAGCCCGGTCACCTACACGGTCACGGGCACGGACGGGAAGGTGCGGGCCTGGACGGTGCGGGCGGTGCAGATGCGCACCCCGGTGCTGCCGGGCCTCTACGCCGACCCGAACATCGCGGTCTTCGGCGACACGTTCTACATCTACGCCACCACGGACGGCACGCCCGGCTGGGGCGGCAAGGACTTCTACGTGTGGAAGTCCAAGAACCTGGTCGACTGGGAGCGCTCGGAGAAGCCCTTCCTGACGCTGGACGGGGTGAACGGGAACGTTCCCTGGGCGACCGGCAACGCGTGGGCGCCGACGATCATCGAGCGCGGCGGGAAGTACTACTTCTACTTCTCCGGCCACAACCCGGCGGTCAACCGCAAGACCATCGGCGTCGCCGTGGCCGACAGCCCGGAGGGGCCGTTCACGGCGCAGCCCACCGCGATGATCCTCAACAACGAGGCGGTGACGTCAGGCCAGGCCATCGACCCGGCCGCCTTCCGTGACCCCGCCACGGGCAAGTACTACCTGTTCTGGGGCAACGGCAGCCCGGTCTACGGCGAGCTCAGCGACGACATGCTCTCGGTCAAGCCGGGGACGTTCAAGCGCATCAACGGGCTGACCGACTTCCGGGAGGGCGCGTTCGTCAACTACCGCAACGGCACGTACCACCTGACGTACGCCATCGACGACACCGGGTCGCCGAACTACCGCGTCGGCTACGCCACCTCGACGAGCATCGACGGCCCGTGGACGTACCGCGGCGTTCTCCTCGAGAAGGACCCGTCGCAGGGCCTGCTCGGCACGGGGCACAGCTCCATCGTGCAGGTCCCCGGCACCGACGAGTGGTACATCGCCTACCACCGCTTCGCCATCCCGGGCGGTGACGGCACGCACCGCGAGACGACGATCGACCGGCTCCACTTCGGCGCTGACGGGCTGATGCAGAGGGTCGCGCCGACGCTTACCGGTGTCGACCCGGTCGTCGTGGACCTGACCGGCCCCGAGATCACGGCCGCGACGGCCGGCACCGCGGACGGGACCGACGGCTGGTTCCGGACTCCCGCTTCGGTCATCGTGACGGCGACCGACCCGCGCGGCGTCGCCTCGATCGAGTACTCCGTCGACGGCGGCACGACGTGGAAGGCCTACACCGCGCCGTTCTCCGTCGCCGACGGGACGACGACCGTCAAGGCGCGGGCCACCGACGGGCGGGGCAACGTCGGCACCGCGGCCGACCTGACGGTCCGCCAGGACACGCTCAGCCCGGTGGTGACGTTGACCGGCGGCGTGACGGGCGGGGGCGCGTACGGGCACTCGGCCCGTCCGACGGTGGCCTGGTCCGCCGCGGACGCCACGTCGGGAGTCGCCTCGACGAGCGCGACGCTCGACGGGAAGACGCTCTCGAACGGGGCGGCCGTCGACCTGTCGGCCCTCCCGCTCGGCGGTCACACGCTCGTCGTGCGGGCCACCGACCGGGCCGGTCACGTGCAGGAGCTCACCGTGACGTTCACGGTGACCACGTCCACCACGGACCTGGCGGCACTGGCGGACCGCTACCTCGCCTCAGGGGCCCTGTCGCAGGGTGCGCACACCAACCTGCGCAACCGGCTCGAGGGCGCGGTCGAGGCGCTGGCCGAGGGCAACAGGGCCAAGGCGGCGCGCTACCTGCAGCAGTACGTCGAGCACGCCGAGCGGCGCGTCGACGACCCGGCTGTGCGCAGCCTGCTGATCACGGATGCGCGGGCCCTGCTCGCGCAGCTCGGCGGCTGA